In Nitrospira sp., a single genomic region encodes these proteins:
- a CDS encoding phage holin family protein produces MENPILESEKTIAGYALLTYAWVLALSTWGGMVNYLSKIRMGHIARFNITELIGDMFISGFTGVLTFWMCEAAGFNELTTAVCVGISGHMGARMIGKLENVMSRKFDIPEDAQVMTISKKDGTPGVF; encoded by the coding sequence ATGGAGAATCCGATCCTTGAGTCTGAGAAGACGATCGCCGGCTACGCGCTCTTAACCTATGCCTGGGTCTTGGCACTTTCGACCTGGGGCGGGATGGTGAATTACTTATCAAAAATCCGGATGGGCCACATCGCACGATTCAACATCACCGAGCTCATCGGCGATATGTTTATCTCAGGGTTCACCGGCGTGCTGACGTTTTGGATGTGCGAAGCGGCGGGATTTAATGAGCTCACCACGGCGGTGTGTGTCGGAATCAGTGGGCACATGGGCGCGCGGATGATCGGGAAATTGGAAAACGTCATGAGTCGGAAATTCGATATTCCCGAAGACGCGCAAGTGATGACCATCTCAAAAAAGGACGGTACCCCCGGTGTCTTTTGA
- a CDS encoding right-handed parallel beta-helix repeat-containing protein has translation MSITSQLNRATMDGNGVSTTLPITFPFHSAGDLVVVQTIIATGAETIKVLNTDYTVIGVQDDAGHFPTGGDIVFTTPPPSTVRMVAYRDPPLLQDVVLQETGKIPVKAAIESPLDKLTMIDQRLSERIDRSMRQSDGDSGDLGRIPVKSVRASRYLGFDGDGNPTMMTTPQGVLTPISQLTESLIAALPAAGAAGTLRKITDGPRGVWMDSGAVWYQLSGDAANVKSFGAKGDGVTNDTTAVQAAIDSGAKEILFPPGEYVLGNIEIENKTDFRIIGHGATITWTGTAGVGANIGFQLMGTCSNVTIEGLTIEGDGVVANGHAGVWMHDGPTMESVKILRNRISNVCIGVSFSAFTGGSFSGGIIAFNEIDRVVGTSSGLGYGIHLSKATGIQVFENRINDASRHAIYHAAGDTGSIIHHNIIANHRLTDHDGGYVSALVVSRSSNVIVAENMIKGHYDGGIEVSHVTADAYNCNNILVIGNHFIDRKNSVNDVLIGEQSIPTSYETTHINFIGNTFQNAYAQKSTTSEFLLLNGRQIVIEGNTFKTTGVSGTARFIEIGHDAYISDPSHCTETHVKDNTFFAEGSSLTDIRVVGYAADICGNTSRHTALRNIVPVTATRAYFNATRTNPNLHADTSTGHIMGVYTAADTTPSVRNVTCMVVANAGAVTITQFDDGEEAQVLTLIFTDANTTVQDGASIQLAGGANFTSAASKTLVLAKYSTAWFQIGGSTN, from the coding sequence ATGAGCATAACCAGTCAACTCAATCGCGCCACGATGGACGGCAACGGGGTTTCAACAACCCTCCCCATCACCTTTCCCTTTCACAGTGCCGGGGATCTCGTGGTCGTGCAAACGATCATCGCGACCGGCGCGGAAACCATCAAGGTTCTCAATACCGATTATACAGTCATCGGGGTTCAAGATGACGCCGGGCATTTCCCCACCGGGGGAGACATCGTGTTTACCACCCCGCCTCCGTCGACCGTCCGCATGGTCGCGTACCGCGACCCGCCCTTGCTGCAAGATGTCGTGCTTCAAGAGACAGGCAAAATCCCAGTCAAAGCCGCAATCGAAAGCCCGCTCGATAAACTCACGATGATCGACCAACGGTTGAGTGAGCGCATCGATCGATCGATGCGTCAGTCGGACGGCGATTCGGGGGATCTCGGCCGCATTCCCGTGAAGAGTGTCCGTGCCTCGCGCTACTTAGGCTTTGACGGCGACGGCAACCCCACTATGATGACCACGCCGCAAGGGGTGCTGACCCCGATCTCCCAGTTGACGGAGTCCCTCATCGCCGCGTTGCCTGCTGCGGGGGCCGCGGGCACCTTACGCAAGATCACGGATGGACCCCGCGGTGTGTGGATGGACTCGGGGGCCGTATGGTATCAACTCTCCGGAGACGCGGCCAACGTCAAGAGCTTCGGGGCCAAGGGCGATGGGGTGACGAACGACACCACGGCCGTGCAAGCGGCGATTGATTCCGGCGCGAAAGAAATTCTCTTTCCCCCTGGGGAATACGTGCTCGGTAACATCGAGATCGAAAACAAAACCGACTTTCGCATTATTGGGCACGGGGCCACGATCACGTGGACCGGCACGGCGGGCGTGGGGGCGAACATCGGTTTCCAGCTCATGGGGACGTGCAGCAACGTCACCATCGAGGGGCTAACAATCGAGGGCGATGGCGTGGTGGCAAACGGCCACGCGGGCGTGTGGATGCACGACGGGCCGACAATGGAGAGTGTCAAAATTCTCCGCAACCGTATTTCCAACGTGTGTATCGGCGTGAGTTTCAGCGCGTTTACGGGCGGGTCGTTTTCAGGCGGGATTATCGCCTTTAACGAAATCGATCGGGTGGTCGGAACATCCTCGGGCTTGGGGTACGGCATCCACCTCTCCAAAGCGACCGGTATCCAGGTGTTCGAAAACCGAATCAACGACGCCTCGCGTCATGCGATCTATCACGCGGCGGGCGATACGGGCTCGATCATTCACCATAACATCATCGCGAATCATCGGCTAACAGATCACGATGGCGGGTATGTGTCTGCGCTAGTTGTGTCTAGGTCCTCAAACGTCATCGTGGCCGAGAATATGATCAAGGGGCACTATGACGGAGGAATTGAGGTCAGTCATGTCACAGCCGATGCCTACAATTGCAATAACATTCTTGTGATTGGGAATCATTTTATTGACCGAAAAAACAGCGTCAACGATGTGCTCATTGGGGAACAGTCCATCCCAACATCGTATGAAACGACACATATTAACTTCATCGGCAATACGTTTCAGAATGCCTACGCGCAAAAGAGCACGACCTCTGAATTTCTGCTCTTGAACGGCCGGCAAATCGTCATCGAGGGCAACACATTCAAGACCACAGGGGTATCGGGCACAGCGAGATTTATCGAGATCGGTCACGACGCCTATATTTCAGATCCAAGCCATTGCACTGAAACACATGTCAAAGACAACACGTTCTTTGCGGAAGGATCATCTCTCACTGATATTCGTGTGGTCGGCTATGCTGCGGATATTTGCGGGAACACGTCTCGCCATACCGCACTAAGGAATATCGTTCCAGTTACCGCAACCAGGGCCTATTTCAACGCAACTCGTACCAACCCCAACCTTCACGCCGACACCTCCACCGGCCACATTATGGGGGTCTACACTGCGGCCGATACGACGCCGTCCGTCCGTAACGTTACGTGTATGGTGGTCGCCAACGCCGGCGCCGTCACGATCACACAGTTTGACGACGGCGAAGAGGCGCAAGTCCTCACCCTCATTTTCACCGACGCCAACACCACCGTGCAAGACGGGGCCAGCATTCAACTCGCGGGCGGGGCGAATTTTACCTCCGCAGCGAGTAAAACCCTGGTGCTGGCGAAGTACAGCACCGCGTGGTTTCAGATAGGAGGGAGCACGAACTAA